One Candidatus Nitrososphaera evergladensis SR1 genomic window, CGTGCATCCTCGTACTGAAAAAGATTGTACGACACTAGGCCTGGCCGGCTGCTTCAAGTATTGATTTGGCCTGCTTGTAGTGCACGGCGTCTATCATCCTGCCTTCAAGCCGGACTGCAAGCCTGCCCGTGCCTTTTTCCATCGCCTCTCCAAGCGCCGCGACGACTTTTTTGGCCCATTCGACCTCGCTCTTGGACGGCAGGAAAACCTTGTGCACAGGCTCTATCTGGCCGGGGTGGATTATGCTCTTGCCAGAGTAGCCGAGGCGCTTTGCGACAGCCGCGTCCTGGGTAAGCCCCTCGACGTCGTCCACCTTTTGCCATATCGCGTCAATGGCGGCAACGCCGGCGGCCCTTGCGTCCACAGGTATTTTCGCTCGCGCATACGCATAGCCGCTGCCGTCGCGCTCGTCATAGTCCATGCGCATGTCGTGCAAAAAGTCAAAGACGCCAAACACCACGGCGCTCACGCGGTCGTCCGCGCTGGATATGGCGTACGTGTTCACCACGCCTCTTGCAGTTTCAATGGAGGGAATTAGCGCCACCCTGCCCGTCCCGCGCTCTTTTTCAAGTGCCGATACAGCCCTGACGATTTCTGCGACTTCATTTGCGTCGTTTACCTTTGGGATGACCAGACCGTCGATGCCTTTTTGCAGCACGGCCTTGATGTCAGCGTCTATCAATCCGGATTCGGGCGAGTTGGTACGCACGTACACGGGTTTCTGGTATTCCTGCCTCTTTGCCAGCGCGCCGGCGATAACTTTTCTTGCTGCCTCTTTTTCGTTTGCCGGCACGGAATCTTCAAGGTCAAAGCAGACAATGTCGGCTGCAAGCGTCTTGGCCTTTTCCACAAAGCGCGCGTTTGCGCCGGGCACAAAGATGAGCGTCCTGAACATCATGTCAAAAGTGAAGGGAAAAAGAGTGGAAAAAGGTTTCTTTTCCTTTTTTTAGAGCTTTTGCGGCGTCGTCAGGATCTTGCCGAACTGCTGTGCCTCTGCCATCATGACGTGGCCCTTGACCATGTCGGAGAACGGAAGCACGGTGTCAATCACTGGCTTGATCTTGCCCTTTGAGACCCAGTACACCACGTCTTCAAGCTCCGCCTTGGTGCCCTGCGTCGAGCCGAGGAGGTTTGTGCCCCTGAAGAACAGGTAGCGC contains:
- a CDS encoding HpcH/HpaI aldolase/citrate lyase family protein, with product MMFRTLIFVPGANARFVEKAKTLAADIVCFDLEDSVPANEKEAARKVIAGALAKRQEYQKPVYVRTNSPESGLIDADIKAVLQKGIDGLVIPKVNDANEVAEIVRAVSALEKERGTGRVALIPSIETARGVVNTYAISSADDRVSAVVFGVFDFLHDMRMDYDERDGSGYAYARAKIPVDARAAGVAAIDAIWQKVDDVEGLTQDAAVAKRLGYSGKSIIHPGQIEPVHKVFLPSKSEVEWAKKVVAALGEAMEKGTGRLAVRLEGRMIDAVHYKQAKSILEAAGQA